A portion of the Natronococcus sp. AD-5 genome contains these proteins:
- a CDS encoding oxygenase MpaB family protein — protein MDQSNSKSASVPAADSLPPDIAALVAESETPQAGFFGPGSAMWTISRERVLLASGVSTVLLQVAHPLVAAGVAEHSDFEASPSNRFRSTFDLVHAVIFGDVKTAVKAALEIRTRHERITGILDSAVGPFSAKTRYAASDPDLLLWVHATLIEQALTAFETYIAPLPATTQAAYYQECKVFGQLLGIPTEQYPETLAGFFEYYDRMLETELAVGAHGRDLYRTLASQWRAFEPLYTILAAGTLPDPVRDEFRLLWTPRRQRAFDAGATFSRAVVPSLPSRLRYVAAYRHARARV, from the coding sequence ATGGATCAGTCTAATTCCAAGAGCGCCTCCGTCCCTGCTGCTGATTCGCTTCCGCCGGATATCGCGGCACTGGTGGCAGAGTCAGAGACGCCCCAAGCCGGATTTTTCGGCCCGGGGTCGGCGATGTGGACGATCAGTCGGGAGCGGGTACTGCTAGCAAGCGGCGTCAGCACGGTTTTACTCCAGGTTGCTCATCCGTTGGTCGCGGCCGGTGTCGCCGAGCATAGCGACTTCGAGGCATCGCCCAGCAACCGTTTTCGAAGTACTTTCGACCTCGTACACGCCGTTATCTTCGGCGATGTCAAAACTGCAGTCAAAGCCGCCCTCGAGATCCGGACCCGTCATGAGAGGATCACTGGGATACTGGACTCAGCCGTCGGCCCGTTCTCAGCCAAGACACGGTATGCAGCGTCCGATCCCGATCTGCTTCTGTGGGTGCATGCGACCCTGATCGAGCAAGCGTTAACCGCCTTTGAGACCTATATCGCGCCGCTACCGGCGACGACTCAAGCGGCATACTACCAGGAGTGTAAAGTATTCGGGCAGCTACTCGGGATCCCTACAGAGCAGTATCCCGAGACGCTCGCGGGTTTCTTTGAGTACTACGACCGTATGCTCGAGACAGAACTAGCGGTCGGCGCTCACGGCAGAGACCTCTACCGAACGTTGGCTAGCCAGTGGCGCGCGTTCGAGCCGCTGTATACGATTCTAGCTGCCGGTACGCTTCCCGACCCAGTTAGAGACGAATTCCGCCTGCTGTGGACACCCCGGAGACAACGGGCGTTCGATGCAGGGGCTACGTTCAGTCGTGCTGTTGTGCCGTCGCTTCCTTCCCGGCTGCGGTACGTCGCTGCGTATCGACACGCTCGAGCCCGCGTGTAA